A DNA window from Pseudarthrobacter sp. W1I19 contains the following coding sequences:
- a CDS encoding extracellular solute-binding protein → MRRPALKTLSLIASALFLLTACTPAAPDDGSKTLKVVYQKTDSFTALETMFQAAKKEFEAANQGVTVELQPIQGNDDDYGTKLALALRSPSTAPDVFYEDTFKVRSDVDAGYLLKLDSHLDGWADWEKFDDGAKAAGRADDGGTYAVPLGTDTRAIWYNKKVFEAAGISLPWQPRNWQDILDTARKIKADDPSVVPFNMYAGKGTGEGTVMQGFYELLYGTGSTLYDEESKKWVVGSAGFKDSLGFLKTLYDEGLAVTPAEALDANVWKKVFGEWFPDGKLGATVEGSYAPSFWQDGGSYEWPGYAQDMAVAPFPTQDGREPGAVSMSGGWTLAIGAGTKEADLAFKFLSTALNRDNSLKFTLDSSQIAVRSDVAEDSGYQGANPFVKDVSGLVSVTRYRPATSDYPRISAAVQEATEVVITGAKSPDQAAAEYDAAVADIVGGDKTVWK, encoded by the coding sequence ATGCGTCGCCCGGCCCTGAAGACCCTGTCCCTCATCGCTTCCGCACTGTTCCTCCTCACCGCGTGTACGCCGGCGGCTCCCGACGACGGCTCCAAGACCCTGAAGGTGGTCTACCAGAAAACCGACTCCTTCACCGCACTGGAGACAATGTTCCAGGCCGCCAAGAAGGAGTTCGAGGCGGCCAACCAGGGAGTCACCGTTGAGCTGCAGCCCATCCAGGGCAACGACGACGATTACGGCACCAAGCTGGCCCTTGCCTTGAGATCGCCGTCCACCGCACCGGACGTCTTCTACGAGGACACGTTCAAGGTCCGCTCCGACGTCGACGCCGGCTACCTCCTGAAGCTGGACAGCCACCTTGATGGCTGGGCGGACTGGGAAAAGTTCGACGACGGCGCCAAGGCAGCAGGGCGCGCGGACGACGGCGGTACGTACGCAGTGCCCCTGGGCACCGATACCCGGGCCATCTGGTACAACAAAAAGGTCTTCGAAGCCGCCGGCATCAGCCTTCCGTGGCAGCCGCGCAACTGGCAGGACATCCTGGATACGGCACGGAAGATCAAAGCGGATGACCCCTCGGTGGTCCCGTTCAACATGTACGCCGGGAAAGGCACCGGCGAAGGCACCGTCATGCAGGGGTTTTATGAACTGCTCTACGGCACCGGCTCCACCCTCTACGACGAGGAGTCCAAAAAATGGGTGGTGGGATCCGCCGGCTTCAAGGATTCGCTGGGCTTCCTCAAGACCCTCTATGACGAAGGGCTCGCAGTGACGCCGGCCGAAGCCCTCGACGCGAACGTCTGGAAAAAGGTGTTCGGCGAATGGTTCCCGGACGGAAAACTGGGCGCCACTGTGGAAGGCTCCTACGCGCCGTCGTTCTGGCAGGACGGCGGCAGCTACGAATGGCCCGGCTACGCACAGGACATGGCGGTTGCCCCGTTCCCCACACAGGACGGCCGCGAGCCGGGTGCCGTGAGCATGTCCGGGGGTTGGACGCTGGCCATCGGAGCAGGGACCAAAGAAGCCGACCTCGCCTTCAAATTCCTGAGCACGGCACTCAACCGGGACAACTCCCTGAAATTCACCCTGGACAGTTCCCAGATCGCGGTCAGGAGCGACGTTGCGGAGGACTCCGGCTACCAGGGGGCCAATCCGTTCGTGAAGGATGTGTCCGGGCTCGTCTCGGTCACCCGCTACCGCCCGGCCACGTCCGACTACCCCCGCATCTCCGCGGCGGTCCAGGAGGCAACGGAGGTTGTGATCACCGGAGCCAAGTCGCCCGACCAGGCGGCGGCAGAGTACGACGCGGCCGTGGCGGACATCGTGGGCGGCGACAAGACCGTCTGGAAGTAG